The genomic stretch CCGGGTTCGCCGACGCGCTCGAAAAAGTCTTCCAGCGCGACCTTCAGTGCAGCACCGAGGTGCAGCTGTCCGACTGGCGGGGGCGCGGCTGGAAAGCCAAGTCGCTGGAGTGGCTGGCGGCACGCTTCGAATTCTTGCTGTGAGCGCGCGTCCGGGAGCACCGGCCGAAGGGCGTTGAGGGTGGGCCGTGTCGTCTGCTGTCCATGCCGCCTTGTCGACGCACGCCTTCGTCAGCGACTTCTGCGAGCGGGTCGGCCCCGGACTGTGGGCCGAGCCGCTGAACGTCGGCAGCAGCCTGGCCTTCGTGGTCGGCGCGGTCTGGCTGGCGCGTGACATCGCCCGGGCGCCGGCAGGCGCAGCCGGGGGCCGCCGCTGGTCGCTGGCGTTGCTGGCAGCCTGCCTCGGCTTCATGGGCGCCGGGTCGATGGCGCTCCACACCCTGGCCACCGGCTGGGGGGCGTCGCTCGACATGCTCGCCATCCGCTGCTTCTTGTTGTGGTTCGTCACCTGCTTTCTGCGCTGGATGATGGGCTGGAGCTGGCCGTGGGCGCTGCTGGGCATGCCTGGGCTGTACCTGCTGGCCGAAGGCTGGCTGCGCCTGGGCGGACCCGAGGCGCTGTTCGGCCTGCATGCCTACCTGCCCGCGCTGTGGACGCTGCTCGCGTGCACCCTGGCTTTGGCCGCGCGCGGCGACCCCGCCTGGCGGCTGTTTGCGCTGGCGGCCGTGTCGCACGGGGCCAGCCTGGCGTTTCACCGCCTCGACGGCGAACTGTGTCGGGCGCTGCCGCTCGGCACGCACTTCATCTGGCACCTCTTCAATGCGGCGCTGTGTTTCGCGGTGGCCCGCTGCGTGACTCGCCGCGCGCTCGACAGGCTCGAGCATCCCGGCGTGGTGCCGGCAGGGGCGCCGCCCGTCGCGGGGTGAGACGCCGCGCGACAGTCCGGTTCAGCCCAGGCCCTGCGCGGCCGCGACCGGCAAGGCGGGCGGCGGGGCGGCAGCGCGCCAGGTCTCGCTGTCGTCGAGCGGCAGCGGCTCGTCATGAGGGAGCACGGGGGCCAGCGACACGACACGACGGTCGACGTCCAACAAGCGGCGGAAGTAGGCGATCGTCTCGCGCAGGCCGTCTTCGAGGTGCACCTGGGGTTCCCAGTCGAGCAGCCGGCGCGCACGACCGATGTCGGGGCAGCGTCGCTTGGGATCGTCGGCCGGCAGCGGGCGGAACACCAGCCGCGACCGGCTGCCGACCAGCCTCAGGACCAACTCGGCCAGCTCGAGCACGGTGTTCTCGCGCGGGTTGCCGAGGTTCAACGGGCCCTCCACTTCTGCATGCATCAACCGCAAGATGCCTTCGATCAGGTCGTCGACATAGCAGAAGCTGCGGGTCTGCTCGCCCGCGCCATAGATCGTGATGTCGTCGCCGCGCAGCGCCTGCACGATGAAGTTGCTCACGACACGGCCGTCGCCGGGCTGCATGCGCGGCCCATAAGTGTTGAAGATGCGGGCGATGCGCACCGGCACCTGGTGCTGACGGTGATACGCGAAACACAGGGTCTCAGCGCAGCGTTTGCCCTCGTCGTAACAGGAGCGCGGCCCATGGATGTTCACATGTCCCGCGTAGCTCTCGACCTGCGGATGCACTTCGGGGTCGCCGTAGACCTCGCTGGTGGACGACTGGAAGATGCGCGCCCCACAGCGCAGCGCCTGCTCCAGCAGGTTGTGCACGCCGACGACGCTCGACAAGGTCGTGTGGACCGGGTTGCGCTGGTAGTGCAGCGGGCTCGCCGGGCACGCGAAGTTGAAGATGCCGTCGGCGTCGAGCGGGAGGGGCCGCACCACGTCGTGCTCCCGGAGCTTGAACCGGCGGTGCCGGGCCAGATGCTCCAGGTTGCGACGCGAGCCGGTGGAGAAGTTGTCGAGCACTGTCACGCGGTGGCCAGCCTCGAGGAGGCGGTCGCACAGGTGGCTGCCGAGAAAACCGGCGCCGCCGGCGACGATAGCGTGTCGAGGAGTCATCACAGCTGAACAGAGTCGTGCTCCGCCACGTTGAGCAAATGCCATTCCCTCCCGCCATCAGGGCCAGCCTGCGCGGCGTCGGCTCAGGCGTTGGCGATCTCGTGCGCCGCCAGGCGCCGCCCGATCTCGAAGTTCAGCTCGCTGGTCAGCTGCTGCCGTGTCACGGCATTGGGGTGGTACCACACCAGCAGCTCGAAGCCCTTGGCGCCGCCGCCGAGCGACAGCAGGAACACGCTGGGTTCGGGCTGCTTCAACACATGCGTGTTGCCCGCCGCCACCTCGATCAGCAGCCCGCGCACCAGTTCGATGTCGCTGCTGCCGGCGACGTTGACGGGCACCCGCAACCGGACCGGGCTGTTCAGGTAGGCCAGGTTGAAGACGTTGTCGGTGATGAAGCGTTGGTTCGGCACCAGGATGGCGACGTTGTCGTTGGTGACGACCGTCGTGCGGCGCGCACCGATGTCCTGCACCACGCCCTCGATGTTCGCCAGCTCGATGCGGTCGCCGATCTTGATCGGGCGCTCCAGCATGATGATCAGGCCGCTGATGAAGTTGCTGAAGACGTTCTGGAGGCCGAAACCGACGCCAACGCCCAATGCGCCGGCCACCACGCTGAACGCCGTCAGGTTGACGCCGGCGTTCTGCAGCACGATGACAATGCCGACGATCAAGACCAGGTAGCGGACCACCGAGCCGATCGCCTGCCGGGTCCCCAGGTCCATCTGGAACCGCACCAGCAGCCGCGCCACCATCCACCGCCTCAGCTGCGCGGCGATCACGAACACCAGCATCAGCGCCAGCGCCAACTTCATCAACGACAACACCGTGAAGTTGGTGCCGCCGAAGGAAAACAACCGGATGTCGAGCGCGCCGAGTCGCGCGCCCCAGGTATCCCAATCCACGCAAAGACCTCCGTTTCGTCAGTTTCGTCAGTACAGGGCTGCATTAAAACAGGTGTTACGCCTCACTTCCGCTCGCGCCGGCCCCACAGCCGGATACACGGCGGGAACACCGTTTGCTGTTCAGCTCGGGCACAAAACGCAAGGGGGTCAGAGTGCGCATCGCCTACATCACGGAGACCTATCCGCCTGAACTCAACGGTGTGTCGCTGACGGTGGAACGGACCGTCGAGCATTTGCGCGCACATCACGAGGTCGAGTTGGTACGCCCGCGCCAGCCGCACGAAGCGGCACGCAACGACGCAGAAGAATGGCGCACCTGGAGCCTGCCGCTGCCGATGTACCGCGACCTGCGCTTCGGCCTGGCGCTACAGCGCACCCTCCGAGAGCGCTGGCAGGCGCGAACGCCCGAGCTGGTTCATGTCGCCACGCCCGGCCCCCTGGGCTGGGCGAGCGTGCGCGCGGCCCGCTCGCTGGGTGTCGCCGTGACCAGCGACTTCCGCACGAATTTCCATCAATACAGTCACTATTACGGGCTGGGGTGGTGCGAACCCGTGGTGCGGGGTTATCTGAAACGCCTGCACAACGGATCACACCGGACCTTCGTCCCCACCCACGGCATGCGGCGCATGCTGGCCAAGCACGGTTTCGAACGGCTGGCGGTCGTGGGCCGCGGTGTCGACACCGAACACTTCTCGCCGATCCACCGCAGCAACAGCCTGCGCACCCAATGGGGTGCCAGCCGTCACACCCCGGTGGTGTTGTACGTCGGGCGCCTCGCCGCCGAAAAGAACGTGCCGCTGGCCTTGTGCGCCTTCGATGCCATCCGGGCCGCCCATCCGCAGGCCCAGATGGTGGTGGTCGGCGACGGCCCGATGCGCAAACGCTGGGAGAACGAATACCCGTCGGTGCGCTTCGTCGGCGCCCAGCGTGGCGAGGAGCTGGCACGCCATTACGCCTCCGCCGACATCTTCCTGTTCCCCAGCCTCAGCGATACCTTCGGCAACGTTGTGCTCGAAGCGATGGCCTCGGGTCTGACCGTGGTGGCCTACGACACGGGCGCCGCCGGGGAACACATCGACGATTGCGAAAGCGGCTTGCTGGTGCGCCCGGGCGACGAGGCAAGCTTCATCGCCGCCGCCTGTGCGCTGGCCGCGCAACAGGGCGAATTACGGCCGATGCGCGACGCCGCGCGTCGGGCGACCCTCGAGATGACCTGGCGTTCGATCCTCACCCGCTTCGAAACCCATCTGCTGGATGCAGCGCATGCAGTGGAAACAACGCACGCACGCACCGCTTGCCCGGCTTGAGTTCGGGCTGTTGAAACAACACCGGACCCTGTGGGCGCAACGCGACCTGCTGTGGACACGCCGTCTGCACCAGGCGTCGAACTACCGCGTCCTGGTGCTGCTGCTGGCCCTCGTCAGCCGGCTCGGCAACGGGGTGCTGTGGTATGCGAGCATGGGGGTGCTGCCCCTGGTCGCGGGCGCGCAAGGCTGGGCCTGCTCGCTGCGCATGATGCTGCTGGGCCTCGTGAACCTGACCATTTATTGGCTGCTCAAACGCTGGGCGGGCAGGCCACGGCCCTTCGTCGCCTGCCAGGACATCCGCGCCTGCACCCGCGCGCTCGACCAGTTCAGCTTCCCGTCGGGCCACACGCTGCATGCGGTGGCCTTCTCGACGGTGCTGCTTCAGTATTTCCCGGCCCTGGCCTTCGTGCTGCTGCCTTTCACGCTGCTGATCGCCCTGTCGCGCGTGGTGCTGGGCCTGCACTACCCGAGCGACGTGCTGGCCGGCGCGGCGATCGGGGCCTTGATGGCGGTCGGCGTGCTGATGTTGTTCTGAGCCAGCGGCAGCGACGCGTCGTCCTGCGGGTGCCAATAGGTCGCCGGCAGCGTGGCGGCGCAAGATGTCTCTTGCCACTGGCGCACGAACTCGGCCACGGTGTAGGCGCGGCGGTACTGCAGATGCCAGGCCAACAGGCGCTGCCAGGAGCGCCGCACCCAGAAGTGGTCGGCATCGTGCGGATGCAGCTCGAACCGCACCAACAGTTGCGAGTCCTGCCCGGCCTGATAGAGCGCGCTGTTCCAGCACACCGATGCCAGCCGGCGCCAACCGGCGCGCGTCGAGTAGCACACGCTGGGGCTGGTGATGGCCTGGCGGTGGGGCAGCGTGTAGATCTTCCGCAAGGTGCTGGTGTAGCTCAGCGGCACCACCGACAGCGCCTGCCAGGTGCCGGGGCTGAGCAGCCAGGCCGGTGCGACGAAGCCATACAGCGGCCAGCGGTTGGCCTGGAACCAGCGCACGCCGGCCACCAGGCGCTGGGTGGCGGCCTCGCAGCTCAAGGCTGCGAACTCGCCTTCACCGGCCGTGTACCACTGGCGGCGCAGCCGGTCGATCGGCCCGCTGGGCGTGCCGTCGTCCTGGTGGGTGTACCCGTGCAGCGCCAGTTCGTCGCCACATTCCTGGCGTTGGGTCAGCGTGGCCTCGAATTCAGGGTTGCGCGGCGAGCCGTGGTAACGCGGCACCGCCAGCAGTGTCAGCGGGACGGGCGCGACTTCGCCCACGGCGTCGATCACCCGCTGACAGGCGGCCCAGGTCGACGGGGCCACGTCATGCAGTACGACACAAAGACTCGGTTCCATCAAGCCTCCGTTGGGGATGAGAGCGACAAGCTAGGAGCCGCAGCCGCGCGCCGCATCAGCAGGCGGCGGTAGCGGGCCATCAGGGTGGGCATCACGCTCGACCAGTCGTAGAGCTCGGCCCGGGCCCGCGCGGCGCGAGACAGTTCTCGCCGGTCGCGGGCAAAACAGGTTTCGATCGCCTGTGCGAAGTCGTCCGGATGCGCGCGGTCGACACCGACCCCGACGCTGTCGTCGACCAATTCGGCCAGGCCCTCGGCGCGGCGCGCCACCAGCGGCAGACCACAGGCCATGGCCTCCAACGCCGCCAACCCGAAGGTCTCCTGATCGCCGGCGTGCACGAAGGCATCGGCGCTCGCCAGCACGCGGGCCAGCCGCAGGCTGTCGTGCTCGAAGCGCCGCACCACCACCCGGGCCCCGCTCGGCGGGGTCGGGCCTGCGCCCAGCGCGAGCAGCACATAAGGCGGCCCGAGCCGGGCGACGGCGCTGCACAGCAGATCGAGATGTTTCTCCGGCGCGAAACGACCGGCATAGACGAGCAGCCGTGCATTCGGGGGCAGCCCCAGCGAAGCCCGCCAGACGGCGTCGAAGCGCTTGGGATGGAACACCTGCGTGTCCACCCCCAACGCCTGCCGCTCGACACCGTCCAGGCCCATGTCCTGCAGATGCGCGCGCATCGCTTCGCTGGGGGCCAGCACCAGGTCGAACTGGCTGTAGAGGCGTTTCATATAGAGGCGTGCAGCGCGGGCGGCGAGCCGGCCGCCGACGCGCTGCGCCATCGCCTCGAGGTTGGAATGGCAGAAGGCGACGGTCGGCACCTCGAGACGGCGACCGGCGTCGAGCACCGACCAGGCCAGGCGATAGGGGTCGCCGGACTCGAACAGGTCGGGCGCCAGCCGGGTCAGCACCTGCGCGCACGCGCCGCGCTGCAACGGCATGCGGTAACCGTGCGAGAACGGCAACGGCACGGCCGGCACCCGGACCATACGCTCGCCGTCGTTGACCGGCGCGGCAATCGTGTGCCGCCAATCGGTGCAGCGCTGCAGCCAGGCGCGCTTGGCGTGCACGTAGCGACGCACGCCGCCGCTGGCAGCACTCCAGAACATGGTCACGTCGGCAAGGTGGGTGGAGGCCATGCGTCAGTCCTCGCTTACGCGGAGTTCAAAGCCCGGCGCCGCGTCAGGACGCAGGCACGTCGCGACGGCGCGGTTCACGCCGCCCTCGCCGGAACGAAACCAACCGCGGAACGCAACCAGATATGGCTTTCCGTAACCGAGCGCTGGCTTGGGCAGGGGATAAATTCCACGAAGCTCCCTCGTTTTGTTGGTGGGCAATGGCCTGCTTCAAGGCCGCATGGCGCTTCGGGAGAGGGCGGGGACCCGCCGCCTCCCGAGAGGCCGGCGGATGTCCTGTGGCAAACACCGTGCCTACGGCGCCTGGGCACGGCGCCTGCCGGTCGCCCTTGTCCGCCGTCGGCGGGCCCTCTTCCCCCTGGATACGAAAGGAGTCCGTCCATGAACCCGGTTTCTTCTCCTGGCGAGCGCGACGCCGTCCGCCCCGGCGGCGGTATGGCGCTACTGGCCACCATCGCTTTGGTGCTGCTGATCATCGGTGGCCTCAATTGGGCGCTGGTCGGGTTGCTCAACTTCGACCTGGTCGCCGCGATCTTCGGCCCGATGTCCGCGCTGTCGCGCGTCGTCTATGTCCTGGTCGGTGTGGCCGCGCTGTACGGCCTGGTGATGCTGCCACGGCTGATCCGACGTCCCTGAACCGTCGCCTGACGCTGGCGCTCACCTCCCGCCAGCGCCAGCGCGCGAGCGGCGCGGCGGCCACGTCGCAGCGCCGCTCGCCCATGGTGCCCGTCGGGGCGGTTACCCCCTGGTTCTTGTTGCAGTGCGGGATGCTTTTTGCACTGCACCTCGAAACCGAATCCCAAAAGTGCAGCAGGGTGTATTTTTTTCAGGAGACTTCATGCAACGATTGAAAACTCTTTGTTTCCTTTTGCTCGCGGGTTCGGTCACCCTGGGCGGCTGCAAGCCGCGTGAGAACGAGCCCTCGGAAAACGTTCAAGGCACGCCCGACAGCCGCCCGCAACCCGTTGCCACCCCCACCGGCCCCACCTCCACCGGCGCAGTGGGCAGCCCGTCCGACACCGGCACTTCGGGCGCGACCGGTACGGGGCCGACCGGCGGCAGTGCAGACAGTGCCACCGGGGTGGGCCAGGAAGCTGGGGGCACCGGTGTGCCGCCCTCTTCTTCGGCCGCCGGTGCCAGCGGCAGCGGCCCCTCGAACACCCAGAGCGGGGCCGGCAGCAGCATGGACAACAGCAGCGTGGCCGCGACCGGCAGTGGTGCGGTCAACGTCGAGTCGCCGCGCAGCACACCTGAAACGAGCAACCGTCTGGCAGGCGGTGTCGTGAGCGCCAGCGCGCAGCCGCCGGCCGCCGCCGCCAGCCGCGTCAATGCCAGCCCACTCGCGCTGGTCGACCAAAACTTCCTGACCAGCGCTGCCGCGGCGGGCCTGTTCGAGATGGCCGCCTCACGCGCTGCGGCCGACCGCGCCACACATGCCGACGTCAAGGCCTACGCCGCGATGCTGGTGAAGGACCACAGCGCCGCGCACGAAGACCTGCGCACGTTGGCGGCGCGCAAGAGCGTCAACCTGCCGACCGAAGTGCCCGCCGGACAGGTGCCCACGCTCGAAAAGCTGACCAACGCACGGGGCACCGACTTCGATCGCGCCTTCGTGCAGACCATCGGTGTCAGCGCTCACAAGACCGACATCTCGCTGTTCGAGAAGGCCGCCAATACCGCGCAAGATCCCGAGGTGCGTGCCTGGGCGGCCAAGATCCTGCCCAAGCTGCGCGAGCACCTCGCGGCGGCCCAAAAGCTGCCCGGCGCCTCCGGCGCCTGAACCGGAGACGGCATGCCCGCAACCACCCGCAGTCCCCGCACGGCCGCCCCAGGCGGCCGTGTCCCGGTGCCCTCCCCGGCCAGCCGCCCCGCCCCCACCGCACGTCGGCGTGCACGTGCGGTCCAGGCCGTAGGCGCTGCGCTCGCTCAGGCCTTGCAGCCACCCCCAGTCAAGCTCAAGTACGTGGCCGACACGATGCCGGGTTTCACACGCGTGAAGCGCGGCGCGGGCTTCGCCTATCTCGATACGAACGGCCAGCCGGTGCGCGACAAGGCACAGCTGCAGCGCATCCGGCAACTCGCGATACCACCGGCCTACACGGACGTCTGGATCTGCCCGTTGGAGGACGGCCATATCCAGGCGACCGGCCGAGATGCGCGCGGGCGCAAGCAGTACCGCTATCACGCCGAATGGCATGCCCAGCGTGACGCGGACAAGTTCGACCGCATGCTGGCCTTCGGCGCCGCGCTGCCCCGGCTGCGCGCGCGCGTGAAGCGCGACACCGAACGCCGCGGCCTGCCGCGCGAAAAGGTGCTCGCGACCATCGTGCACCTGCTCGACACAACCTTCATCCGCGTCGGCAACGACGAATACGCGCGCACCAACGGCTCCTACGGCCTGACCACCTTGCGCGACCGCCACGCCGACATCCAGGGCGATACGGTGCGGCTGCGCTTCAAGGGCAAGAGCGGCGTCCTGCATGAAGTGAACGTCAGCGACAAGCGCATCGCGCGCATCATGCGCAGCTGCCAGGACCTGCCGGGCCAGGAGTTGTTCCAGTACGTCGACGAGGACGGCGAGATCCGCACCGTCGGGTCGAGCGACGTCAACGACTACCTGCGCGAGAACACCGGTGAGGACTTCACCGCCAAGGACTTCCGCACCTGGCACGCCTCGGTGCAGGCAATCGAGTGGCTGATGCCCATCGTGGCCGAGAACAAGCGTGAGGCGAAGCGCCACATCAAGGAAGCCTTGACCGCGGTGTCCTCGCGGCTGGGCAACACGGTGGCGGTGTGCCGCAAGTCCTATGTCCACCCGAAGGTGCTGGAGTGCTTCACCGAAGGCACGCTGGCCCAGCACTGCGAGCCTTGCCGTCGTTTGCGGGTACCCACACGCTTGCTCGCCTCGGAACAGCGTCTGATGGTGTTCCTGCAGCTGTCGGCCAAGGCCGCCAAGGCGAGCGCGCGCAAGGCGAAATAACCCGAAGCGGTATGCGGCGAGGTCATGCACAACTTGCATAACCCCGTCGTCCCAATCGACTGCGCCAAGCCTACAGTTCTGGTTACGCGTTCGGGCCACAAGCCCGGGCCACCAGAAATGCTTTTCATCGAAAGGATACGGCGTGAGTCTGTCTTACGTGAACCCCTCGGTCGACAGCCCGTGGGGCACTTACTTGTCGCAAGTCGACCGTGTGATTCCCTATCTCGGTCCCCTGGCCCGCTGGGCCGAAACCTTGAAGCGCCCGAAGCGGGCGTTGATCGTCGACATCCCGATCGAGATGGACGACGGCAGCGTGCGGCACTTTGACGGCTTCCGGGTTCAGCACAACCTGTCGCGCGGGCCCGGCAAGGGCGGCGTGCGCTACCACCCCGACGTCACGCTCGAAGAGGTGATGGCCCTGGCGGCCTGGATGACGGTGAAGAACGCCGCGGTGAACCTGCCCTACGGCGGCGCCAAAGGCGGCATCCGGGTCGATCCGAAGCAGCTGTCGCAGAAGGAACTCGAGAAGCTGACGCGCCGCTACACCAGCGAGATCGGTTTGATCATCGGCCCACAGCAGGACATCCCGGCACCGGACGTGAACACCAACGCGCAGATCATGGCGTGGATGATGGACACCTATTCGATGAACGTCGGTGCCACGGCCACCGGCGTCGTCACCGGCAAGCCGATCCACCTCGGCGGCTCGCTGGGCCGCGTCAAGGCCACCGGGCGAGGTGTGTTCGTGACGGGCCGTGAAGCCGCCCGCCGCATAGGCCTGAACCTCGACGGCGTGCGCGTCGCGGTGCAAGGTTTCGGCAACGTCGGCAGCGCTGCCGCCGAGTTGTTCGTCGGCGCCGGCGCCAAGCTGGTCGCGGTGCAGGACCACACCGGCAGCATCGCCAACCCGAACGGCATCGACATGGCCGGCTTGATGGAAACGCTGCGCTCGGAAGGCGGCGTCGGCGGCTTCCGCAATGCCGAGCACCTCGACGACGAATCGTTCTGGGACGTCGATTGCGACATCCTGATCCCCGCCGCACTCGAAGGCCAACTGACCGCCGACCGTGCACGCCGCACCAAGGCCAAACTCGTGCTCGAGGGTGCCAACGGCCCGACGCTGTCGAGTGCCGACGACATCCTCCACGACCGCGGCGTGTTGGTGGTGCCGGACGTGATCTGCAATGCCGGCGGTGTGACCGTCAGCTACTTTGAATGGGTGCAGGACTTCTCGAGCTTCTTCTGGAGCGAGGACGAGATCAACGTGCGCCTCGACAAGATCATGGTCGACGCGTTGAAGAAGATCTGGGACACGTCGGAGCGGCACCAGATTTCGCTGCGCACCGCCACCTTTGCAGTGGCCTGCGAGCGCATCCTGATGGCACGCCAGGAGCGCGGGCTCTACCCCTGAGCCCCTGGCGGAGACCGTGGCGAGCGGGCCAGCCCGGCCGGCCCGTTCGCTCTTCTCAGCCGGCCACCTCGTCGAGCACGTCCAGCCAGTCGCTGACAAAACGCTCGATGCCGAAGCGCTGCAGGGCATAACGGCGGCCCGCCTCGCCCAGTTCGCGGGCTTCGAGCGGGTCGGCCAAGAGCCGCTGCATCGCCTCGATCAAACGCTCCGGCCGGGTGTCGATGTAGCCGTTCTCGCCATTGCGGATGACGGTCACCAGTTCGGTCGTCGCCAGGCCGACCACCGGCACGCCGACCATCATGGCCTCGATGATCGACAAGCCCAGGCTGGTGTAGCGGATCGGGTTGAAGAAGAAGCGGTACTGCGCCATCACCTCGGCGAGGCGGTGGTTCTCGACCTCGCCGATCCCGCCCGCGTCCTGCAATTCCAGCGCGCCCATCCCGACCAGGCTGAGCGGCACAGCCTGGCGCACTTGGCGGTAGACGTCGAGACCCAGCCGCCGCCCCCGGCGCTGCAGGTTGTTGACGACCACGATGCCCTCTGCCTTCTCGCCGGTGTAGCGCGCCGGCGCCATCAGTTTGACGCCGTGCTCGACCACCCGTGTCGGCGTGTCACCGCTGTCCCACATCAAGGCATTGAACGGTGTGCAATGCACCAGCATCACGTCTCGGTCCTGCACCCAGTGCCGGGTGTTGGTGGGATGCTCTTGGGGCGGATCGTGTTCGAGGTAGATGCGCGGCAGGCGCTGCTGAGCCGGGCTGAGCAGCCGGTACTGCTCCTCGACATAGGCGTCCTTCGACTGGAACATGATGACGTCGAACGACATATCGCGGATTTGTTCGACCGGTGCCTCGTGCACGTTGTCGCCCCACGGCAGCGTGCCGCTGCGCCCGCTGTGGTGGGTCGAGCGCTCGGCGTCTGTGACCAGGTAGAAGTCGTGCGGCACCTGCGTCAGGTAGTACAGATAGTTGCCATGCACGTGCCAGGTGAGGATCTTGAGCCGCTTACTGCGGGACATGTTCGATTTCTCCTGTGAGGCAAAGTTGGGCCGCGTCGATCACGGCTTCGGTGGATATCGCGAGGGCACACTCGTGGCCACTCGGGCACAGTTCATGGCTGCAGGGTCGGCACGGCAGGTCGCACCACAACACGCGGTGCAGCCCGCGGTCGAGCGGCCCCCAGCGCGCCACGTCACCACCGGAGCTGATCACCACGCTCGGCCGATGCAGGGCGGCCGCGATATGCGACACGCCGGTGTCGTTGCTGACCACCAGCCGCGCACCTTCGATCAGCGCGCCCAGCTCCCACAAGGTGGTGCGCCCGACCAGGTCGACGGCCCGATGGCGCATCGCCGCTTGCAACTCG from Caldimonas brevitalea encodes the following:
- a CDS encoding DUF378 domain-containing protein, giving the protein MNPVSSPGERDAVRPGGGMALLATIALVLLIIGGLNWALVGLLNFDLVAAIFGPMSALSRVVYVLVGVAALYGLVMLPRLIRRP
- a CDS encoding Glu/Leu/Phe/Val family dehydrogenase encodes the protein MSLSYVNPSVDSPWGTYLSQVDRVIPYLGPLARWAETLKRPKRALIVDIPIEMDDGSVRHFDGFRVQHNLSRGPGKGGVRYHPDVTLEEVMALAAWMTVKNAAVNLPYGGAKGGIRVDPKQLSQKELEKLTRRYTSEIGLIIGPQQDIPAPDVNTNAQIMAWMMDTYSMNVGATATGVVTGKPIHLGGSLGRVKATGRGVFVTGREAARRIGLNLDGVRVAVQGFGNVGSAAAELFVGAGAKLVAVQDHTGSIANPNGIDMAGLMETLRSEGGVGGFRNAEHLDDESFWDVDCDILIPAALEGQLTADRARRTKAKLVLEGANGPTLSSADDILHDRGVLVVPDVICNAGGVTVSYFEWVQDFSSFFWSEDEINVRLDKIMVDALKKIWDTSERHQISLRTATFAVACERILMARQERGLYP
- a CDS encoding DUF4142 domain-containing protein, producing MDNSSVAATGSGAVNVESPRSTPETSNRLAGGVVSASAQPPAAAASRVNASPLALVDQNFLTSAAAAGLFEMAASRAAADRATHADVKAYAAMLVKDHSAAHEDLRTLAARKSVNLPTEVPAGQVPTLEKLTNARGTDFDRAFVQTIGVSAHKTDISLFEKAANTAQDPEVRAWAAKILPKLREHLAAAQKLPGASGA
- a CDS encoding glycosyltransferase — its product is MASTHLADVTMFWSAASGGVRRYVHAKRAWLQRCTDWRHTIAAPVNDGERMVRVPAVPLPFSHGYRMPLQRGACAQVLTRLAPDLFESGDPYRLAWSVLDAGRRLEVPTVAFCHSNLEAMAQRVGGRLAARAARLYMKRLYSQFDLVLAPSEAMRAHLQDMGLDGVERQALGVDTQVFHPKRFDAVWRASLGLPPNARLLVYAGRFAPEKHLDLLCSAVARLGPPYVLLALGAGPTPPSGARVVVRRFEHDSLRLARVLASADAFVHAGDQETFGLAALEAMACGLPLVARRAEGLAELVDDSVGVGVDRAHPDDFAQAIETCFARDRRELSRAARARAELYDWSSVMPTLMARYRRLLMRRAAAAPSLSLSSPTEA
- a CDS encoding DUF2334 domain-containing protein gives rise to the protein MEPSLCVVLHDVAPSTWAACQRVIDAVGEVAPVPLTLLAVPRYHGSPRNPEFEATLTQRQECGDELALHGYTHQDDGTPSGPIDRLRRQWYTAGEGEFAALSCEAATQRLVAGVRWFQANRWPLYGFVAPAWLLSPGTWQALSVVPLSYTSTLRKIYTLPHRQAITSPSVCYSTRAGWRRLASVCWNSALYQAGQDSQLLVRFELHPHDADHFWVRRSWQRLLAWHLQYRRAYTVAEFVRQWQETSCAATLPATYWHPQDDASLPLAQNNISTPTAIKAPIAAPASTSLG
- a CDS encoding UDP-glucuronic acid decarboxylase family protein — translated: MTPRHAIVAGGAGFLGSHLCDRLLEAGHRVTVLDNFSTGSRRNLEHLARHRRFKLREHDVVRPLPLDADGIFNFACPASPLHYQRNPVHTTLSSVVGVHNLLEQALRCGARIFQSSTSEVYGDPEVHPQVESYAGHVNIHGPRSCYDEGKRCAETLCFAYHRQHQVPVRIARIFNTYGPRMQPGDGRVVSNFIVQALRGDDITIYGAGEQTRSFCYVDDLIEGILRLMHAEVEGPLNLGNPRENTVLELAELVLRLVGSRSRLVFRPLPADDPKRRCPDIGRARRLLDWEPQVHLEDGLRETIAYFRRLLDVDRRVVSLAPVLPHDEPLPLDDSETWRAAAPPPALPVAAAQGLG
- a CDS encoding glycosyltransferase family 4 protein; its protein translation is MRIAYITETYPPELNGVSLTVERTVEHLRAHHEVELVRPRQPHEAARNDAEEWRTWSLPLPMYRDLRFGLALQRTLRERWQARTPELVHVATPGPLGWASVRAARSLGVAVTSDFRTNFHQYSHYYGLGWCEPVVRGYLKRLHNGSHRTFVPTHGMRRMLAKHGFERLAVVGRGVDTEHFSPIHRSNSLRTQWGASRHTPVVLYVGRLAAEKNVPLALCAFDAIRAAHPQAQMVVVGDGPMRKRWENEYPSVRFVGAQRGEELARHYASADIFLFPSLSDTFGNVVLEAMASGLTVVAYDTGAAGEHIDDCESGLLVRPGDEASFIAAACALAAQQGELRPMRDAARRATLEMTWRSILTRFETHLLDAAHAVETTHARTACPA
- a CDS encoding phosphatase PAP2 family protein; translated protein: MQWKQRTHAPLARLEFGLLKQHRTLWAQRDLLWTRRLHQASNYRVLVLLLALVSRLGNGVLWYASMGVLPLVAGAQGWACSLRMMLLGLVNLTIYWLLKRWAGRPRPFVACQDIRACTRALDQFSFPSGHTLHAVAFSTVLLQYFPALAFVLLPFTLLIALSRVVLGLHYPSDVLAGAAIGALMAVGVLMLF
- a CDS encoding DNA topoisomerase IB, whose amino-acid sequence is MQPPPVKLKYVADTMPGFTRVKRGAGFAYLDTNGQPVRDKAQLQRIRQLAIPPAYTDVWICPLEDGHIQATGRDARGRKQYRYHAEWHAQRDADKFDRMLAFGAALPRLRARVKRDTERRGLPREKVLATIVHLLDTTFIRVGNDEYARTNGSYGLTTLRDRHADIQGDTVRLRFKGKSGVLHEVNVSDKRIARIMRSCQDLPGQELFQYVDEDGEIRTVGSSDVNDYLRENTGEDFTAKDFRTWHASVQAIEWLMPIVAENKREAKRHIKEALTAVSSRLGNTVAVCRKSYVHPKVLECFTEGTLAQHCEPCRRLRVPTRLLASEQRLMVFLQLSAKAAKASARKAK
- a CDS encoding mechanosensitive ion channel family protein, with product MDWDTWGARLGALDIRLFSFGGTNFTVLSLMKLALALMLVFVIAAQLRRWMVARLLVRFQMDLGTRQAIGSVVRYLVLIVGIVIVLQNAGVNLTAFSVVAGALGVGVGFGLQNVFSNFISGLIIMLERPIKIGDRIELANIEGVVQDIGARRTTVVTNDNVAILVPNQRFITDNVFNLAYLNSPVRLRVPVNVAGSSDIELVRGLLIEVAAGNTHVLKQPEPSVFLLSLGGGAKGFELLVWYHPNAVTRQQLTSELNFEIGRRLAAHEIANA